From the genome of Vicia villosa cultivar HV-30 ecotype Madison, WI linkage group LG2, Vvil1.0, whole genome shotgun sequence, one region includes:
- the LOC131646747 gene encoding aspartyl protease family protein 1-like isoform X2, with product MDLVLLLSLLLLCFISQSHRSYASSSFGFDIHHRYSEPVKGIFGIDNLPDKGTREYYVAMAHRDRVFHARRLADGGDIDQKLLTFSPDNTTYQISSFGYLYFANVSVGTPSSWFLVALDTGSDLFWLPCNCTKCVHGGLQTSSGQKIEFNIYDNKRSSTSKNVACNSSLCGQPALCSSSGGTCPYQVQYLSENTSTSGFLVEDVLHLITDHGDQTKQTNPLVTFGCGQVQTGAFLTGAAPDGLFGLGMSDISVPSVLAKQGLISNSFSMCFGDDGYGRITFGDNNNNSLDQGKTPFNIWPSHSTYNITVTQIIVGGNVTDLEFNAIFDTGTSFTYLNNPAYKQITQNFDSNIKLQRHSASESDDLPFEYCYNISPNQTTVQVPTVNLTMKGGDNYFVTEPIMMDSNNNVLCLAVLKSNNLNIIGQNFMTGYRIVFDRENMTLGWRESNCYDELSSLPVNRSYAPAVSPAMAVNPERTSNQSNVSEVTPSSHSLKIKPALAFTVAIFLLLATF from the exons ATGGATTTAGTGTTGTTATTAtcgttattattattatgttttatttcACAATCACATAGAAGCTATGCTTCAAGTTCATTCGGTTTTGATATCCACCATCGCTATTCCGAACCGGTCAAGGGTATTTTCGGTATTGACAACCTACCTGACAAGGGTACTCGTGAATATTACGTTGCTATGGCCCACAGAGACCGCGTGTTTCACGCTCGCCGCCTAGCAGACGGCGGTGATATTGATCAGAAACTTCTTACGTTTTCTCCCGATAACACCACCTACCAGATTTCCTCCTTTGGATa TTTGTATTTTGCAAATGTTTCTGTTGGAACACCGTCTTCGTGGTTTCTTGTTGCATTGGATACTGGAAGTGACTTGTTCTGGCTCCCTTGCAATTGTACCAAATGTGTCCATGGTGGTCTACAGACATCATCAGGACAG AAAATTGAGTTTAATATCTATGATAATAAGAGATCATCCACTAGTAAAAATGTTGCCTGCAATAGCAGCTTATGTGGGCAGCCGGCACTTTGTTCTTCATCTGGTGGCACTTGTCCATATCAAGTTCAATATCTATCAGAAAATACTTCAACTTCTGGTTTCTTGGTGGAAGATGTGTTGCATCTAATTACAGATCATGGTGATCAAACTAAACAGACTAACCCGCTTGTTACTTTCGG TTGTGGGCAAGTTCAGACTGGTGCTTTTCTGACTGGGGCTGCTCCAGATGGCTTGTTTGGATTAGGAATGAGTGATATATCTGTTCCAAGTGTGTTAGCCAAACAAGGGCTAATTTCGAATTCTTTTTCAATGTGTTTTGGTGATGATGGTTATGGAAGAATCACATTTggggataataataataatagcctGGACCAAGGAAAAACACCATTCAACATTTGGCCATCGCA TTCGACTTACAACATTACTGTCACCCAAATTATTGTGGGAGGAAATGTTACTGATCTCGAGTTCAATGCAATATTTGACACTGGAACCTCATTTACATACCTAAACAACCCGGCTTATAAGCAAATTACTCAAAAT TTTGATTCAAACATTAAACTCCAAAGGCATTCGGCTTCTGAATCCGATGATCTTCCCTTTGAGTACTGCTATAACATCAG CCCAAACCAGACAACAGTTCAAGTTCCCACTGTTAACCTAACGATGAAAGGTGGAGACAATTATTTTGTCACGGAGCCAATAATGATG GATAGTAACAACAATGTTCTTTGTTTGGCTGTCTTGAAAAGCAACAATCTGAATATCATTGGAC AAAACTTCATGACCGGTTACCGTATAGTCTTCGATCGCGAGAACATGACTCTGGGTTGGAGAGAATCTAACT GTTATGATGAACTCTCGAGTTTACCTGTTAACCGATCGTACGCTCCTGCTGTTTCTCCTGCTATGGCTGTGAATCCTGAAAGAACATCTAACCAGTCTAATGTTTCTGAAGTAACACCATCTAGTCATTCATTAAAGATAAAACCTGCTTTAGCATTTACAGTGGCAATTTTTCTGCTTTTGGCCACTTTTTGA
- the LOC131646747 gene encoding aspartyl protease family protein 1-like isoform X1 yields the protein MDLVLLLSLLLLCFISQSHRSYASSSFGFDIHHRYSEPVKGIFGIDNLPDKGTREYYVAMAHRDRVFHARRLADGGDIDQKLLTFSPDNTTYQISSFGYLYFANVSVGTPSSWFLVALDTGSDLFWLPCNCTKCVHGGLQTSSGQKIEFNIYDNKRSSTSKNVACNSSLCGQPALCSSSGGTCPYQVQYLSENTSTSGFLVEDVLHLITDHGDQTKQTNPLVTFGCGQVQTGAFLTGAAPDGLFGLGMSDISVPSVLAKQGLISNSFSMCFGDDGYGRITFGDNNNNSLDQGKTPFNIWPSHSTYNITVTQIIVGGNVTDLEFNAIFDTGTSFTYLNNPAYKQITQNFDSNIKLQRHSASESDDLPFEYCYNISPNQTTVQVPTVNLTMKGGDNYFVTEPIMMVSYGDSNNNVLCLAVLKSNNLNIIGQNFMTGYRIVFDRENMTLGWRESNCYDELSSLPVNRSYAPAVSPAMAVNPERTSNQSNVSEVTPSSHSLKIKPALAFTVAIFLLLATF from the exons ATGGATTTAGTGTTGTTATTAtcgttattattattatgttttatttcACAATCACATAGAAGCTATGCTTCAAGTTCATTCGGTTTTGATATCCACCATCGCTATTCCGAACCGGTCAAGGGTATTTTCGGTATTGACAACCTACCTGACAAGGGTACTCGTGAATATTACGTTGCTATGGCCCACAGAGACCGCGTGTTTCACGCTCGCCGCCTAGCAGACGGCGGTGATATTGATCAGAAACTTCTTACGTTTTCTCCCGATAACACCACCTACCAGATTTCCTCCTTTGGATa TTTGTATTTTGCAAATGTTTCTGTTGGAACACCGTCTTCGTGGTTTCTTGTTGCATTGGATACTGGAAGTGACTTGTTCTGGCTCCCTTGCAATTGTACCAAATGTGTCCATGGTGGTCTACAGACATCATCAGGACAG AAAATTGAGTTTAATATCTATGATAATAAGAGATCATCCACTAGTAAAAATGTTGCCTGCAATAGCAGCTTATGTGGGCAGCCGGCACTTTGTTCTTCATCTGGTGGCACTTGTCCATATCAAGTTCAATATCTATCAGAAAATACTTCAACTTCTGGTTTCTTGGTGGAAGATGTGTTGCATCTAATTACAGATCATGGTGATCAAACTAAACAGACTAACCCGCTTGTTACTTTCGG TTGTGGGCAAGTTCAGACTGGTGCTTTTCTGACTGGGGCTGCTCCAGATGGCTTGTTTGGATTAGGAATGAGTGATATATCTGTTCCAAGTGTGTTAGCCAAACAAGGGCTAATTTCGAATTCTTTTTCAATGTGTTTTGGTGATGATGGTTATGGAAGAATCACATTTggggataataataataatagcctGGACCAAGGAAAAACACCATTCAACATTTGGCCATCGCA TTCGACTTACAACATTACTGTCACCCAAATTATTGTGGGAGGAAATGTTACTGATCTCGAGTTCAATGCAATATTTGACACTGGAACCTCATTTACATACCTAAACAACCCGGCTTATAAGCAAATTACTCAAAAT TTTGATTCAAACATTAAACTCCAAAGGCATTCGGCTTCTGAATCCGATGATCTTCCCTTTGAGTACTGCTATAACATCAG CCCAAACCAGACAACAGTTCAAGTTCCCACTGTTAACCTAACGATGAAAGGTGGAGACAATTATTTTGTCACGGAGCCAATAATGATGGTTAGTTACGGG GATAGTAACAACAATGTTCTTTGTTTGGCTGTCTTGAAAAGCAACAATCTGAATATCATTGGAC AAAACTTCATGACCGGTTACCGTATAGTCTTCGATCGCGAGAACATGACTCTGGGTTGGAGAGAATCTAACT GTTATGATGAACTCTCGAGTTTACCTGTTAACCGATCGTACGCTCCTGCTGTTTCTCCTGCTATGGCTGTGAATCCTGAAAGAACATCTAACCAGTCTAATGTTTCTGAAGTAACACCATCTAGTCATTCATTAAAGATAAAACCTGCTTTAGCATTTACAGTGGCAATTTTTCTGCTTTTGGCCACTTTTTGA